From Marispirochaeta aestuarii, a single genomic window includes:
- a CDS encoding response regulator, with protein MYTLLIADDERLEREALKYIIRRGTAEIGNIIEAVNGREAIEIAEKEKPDIAFLDIKMPGINGVEAARRLKELLPACKIVFLTAFDTFDYAREALRLGAEDFLVKPVEDERVLELLTLLARRLREEDQEKKKLDRTLEALQGMIRAREIELSAQLATGFLDTRKLADFITLLGIESPRMEIAVLKVDLKSYPMRVDREKHSEVLLSRCEQLLRREAEKAGIHCIPGRLDSEILMLLVGGTEAETFFSPEIVEDLERSVQEQVSLRGTLTIEEGIRDFSDLERRLARAVAADGGRTGISSLNIKETLLQNIERGEESNLNQAVGMVFRWMDSLPEKDTALDKLDEILAVLRHDLSRRFPSLELPSCARVSLRETTDEEREAVLREMLRCLRDGVRRQAEIGHPAVRFAIDVMRQRFREELSVETIAGEAGHSPSHLSRLFRQELGTSILDFLTRLRIDEARRLLLSDVSMNIGQIAEAAGYRDPNYFSRVFRRETGVSPREYRLSGKSG; from the coding sequence ATGTATACCCTTCTGATAGCTGACGATGAGAGGCTGGAGCGGGAAGCCCTGAAGTACATTATTCGCCGGGGTACTGCGGAGATCGGAAACATTATCGAAGCTGTAAACGGCAGGGAAGCCATTGAAATTGCAGAAAAGGAAAAGCCGGATATCGCCTTTCTGGATATAAAGATGCCGGGGATCAACGGCGTTGAGGCGGCACGGCGGCTGAAGGAACTGCTGCCGGCATGCAAAATCGTATTCTTGACCGCCTTTGATACTTTCGATTATGCCCGGGAGGCCCTGCGTCTGGGGGCTGAGGATTTTCTGGTCAAACCGGTGGAGGATGAACGGGTTCTGGAACTGCTGACTCTTCTGGCCCGCCGACTCCGGGAGGAGGACCAGGAAAAAAAGAAGCTGGACCGGACTCTGGAAGCCCTGCAAGGCATGATACGGGCCCGAGAAATCGAGCTGTCCGCACAGCTGGCAACGGGTTTCCTTGATACCCGCAAGCTTGCTGATTTTATCACCCTGCTGGGAATAGAATCTCCGAGGATGGAAATCGCCGTTCTCAAGGTTGATCTTAAGAGCTACCCCATGCGGGTGGACCGGGAAAAGCACTCGGAGGTCCTGCTCTCCCGCTGCGAACAGCTTCTCCGCAGGGAGGCGGAAAAGGCGGGAATCCACTGTATTCCCGGCAGGCTGGACAGCGAGATTCTGATGCTGCTGGTCGGCGGAACAGAGGCGGAGACCTTCTTTTCTCCGGAGATTGTGGAGGATCTGGAACGCTCCGTACAGGAGCAGGTATCCCTGCGGGGGACCCTTACAATCGAGGAAGGAATCAGGGATTTCAGTGATCTTGAACGCCGGCTTGCCCGGGCTGTGGCTGCCGATGGAGGAAGGACAGGAATCTCGAGCCTCAATATCAAGGAGACCCTGCTGCAGAATATCGAAAGGGGGGAAGAGTCCAATCTGAACCAGGCCGTGGGTATGGTCTTTCGATGGATGGACTCCCTGCCGGAGAAGGATACGGCCCTGGACAAACTGGATGAGATCCTGGCGGTCCTGAGGCACGACCTGTCCCGTCGTTTTCCCAGCCTGGAGCTGCCTTCCTGTGCCCGGGTATCTTTGCGGGAGACCACAGATGAGGAGAGGGAGGCCGTTTTACGGGAGATGCTGCGCTGCCTGAGGGACGGGGTGCGACGTCAGGCTGAAATCGGGCACCCGGCGGTACGCTTTGCCATTGATGTCATGAGGCAGAGGTTCCGGGAGGAGCTTTCGGTGGAGACCATCGCCGGGGAGGCAGGACACTCGCCTTCCCATCTTTCCCGGCTTTTTCGGCAGGAGCTGGGAACGAGTATCCTGGATTTTCTGACCCGTCTCAGAATAGACGAAGCCAGGAGACTGCTCCTCAGTGATGTCAGTATGAACATCGGACAGATCGCTGAAGCAGCAGGATACCGAGACCCGAACTATTTTTCCCGGGTCTTCCGCCGGGAAACGGGAGTGAGTCCCAGGGAATACCGTTTGTCCGGGAAAAGCGGATAA
- a CDS encoding TRAP transporter substrate-binding protein, with the protein MKKNLVLVLIVLLTAAGTLFAGGGQEGSGGAAEAQKPIVLRLAETHAADYPTTKGDFYFADLVKERTNGRITIEVYPSSQLGEEKPVIEQVQFGAIDFTRVSISPLSAFSPNFDALQMPYLYRNAEHMWKVLKSDIGKEFLESLEPANFVGLGWFESGARSFYNSKREVKTPADLKGMKIRVQQADIMVNMVNALGAVATPMPFGEVYSGLQTGVIDGAENNWPSYYSTSHYEVAKYYTLDAHTRVPEIIIASKISMDKLSAEDQEIIREAAWDSMDYQRQQWADYVKVAEEKIRAAGNVITEIKDNSAWQAAMQPMYNALSPELQEVVKKIRAVK; encoded by the coding sequence ATGAAAAAGAATCTGGTTTTAGTTCTGATCGTACTCTTGACCGCAGCCGGGACCCTGTTTGCCGGCGGAGGACAGGAAGGTTCTGGAGGGGCTGCGGAAGCCCAGAAACCCATTGTACTGCGTCTGGCAGAAACCCACGCAGCGGATTATCCCACAACCAAAGGGGATTTCTACTTTGCGGACCTGGTAAAGGAACGCACCAACGGACGAATTACCATCGAGGTCTATCCGTCATCCCAGCTTGGAGAGGAAAAACCGGTAATCGAACAGGTTCAGTTCGGGGCTATCGATTTTACCCGGGTCAGCATTTCTCCCTTGTCGGCATTCTCACCCAACTTCGATGCCCTGCAGATGCCCTATCTGTACCGGAACGCAGAGCACATGTGGAAGGTCCTGAAGAGCGATATCGGCAAAGAGTTCCTGGAGAGCCTTGAGCCCGCCAACTTTGTCGGCCTTGGATGGTTTGAATCCGGCGCCCGCAGCTTCTACAACTCCAAACGGGAGGTAAAGACTCCCGCAGATCTTAAGGGGATGAAGATCCGGGTCCAGCAGGCGGACATCATGGTGAATATGGTTAACGCCCTGGGTGCCGTTGCCACCCCCATGCCCTTCGGCGAGGTATACTCCGGACTTCAGACCGGTGTAATCGACGGAGCCGAAAACAACTGGCCCAGCTACTATTCCACCAGCCATTATGAGGTGGCGAAGTACTATACCCTGGACGCCCATACCCGGGTTCCGGAGATTATCATTGCCAGCAAGATCAGCATGGACAAGCTCTCCGCGGAGGATCAGGAGATCATTCGGGAGGCAGCCTGGGATTCCATGGATTACCAGCGCCAGCAGTGGGCGGACTATGTAAAGGTCGCGGAAGAGAAGATCCGCGCCGCCGGTAATGTTATTACCGAGATCAAGGACAACTCTGCCTGGCAGGCAGCTATGCAGCCCATGTACAATGCCCTGAGCCCCGAGCTGCAGGAAGTCGTCAAGAAGATCCGGGCAGTCAAATAA
- a CDS encoding TRAP transporter small permease, translated as MLQGIVRFFNLLHILLVVFAKILLVVMVLTIFANVVLRYGFSSGLQWSEELGLLMAVWFSFIAMVLGVKQNLHIHITLLPENKLPPLVDMILRKINDCVIIFVGFIFLRWGIPLVAFTMRSILPASHVPAGWLYIIMPVCAVFLMYEGLTDLLGIDTDDKAVDGYLLGTVSLGRILKGGKNG; from the coding sequence ATGCTGCAAGGTATAGTGAGGTTTTTTAACCTTCTTCACATACTTCTGGTGGTATTCGCCAAGATTCTGCTGGTGGTAATGGTATTGACGATCTTTGCCAATGTTGTACTGCGCTACGGTTTCAGCTCCGGTCTGCAGTGGTCGGAGGAACTCGGGCTTCTGATGGCGGTCTGGTTCAGCTTTATCGCCATGGTGCTGGGGGTCAAGCAGAATCTTCATATTCATATAACCCTGCTCCCGGAAAACAAGCTTCCACCTCTGGTGGATATGATTCTGAGGAAGATCAACGATTGTGTAATCATCTTTGTCGGTTTTATTTTTCTGCGCTGGGGGATTCCCTTGGTTGCCTTTACGATGCGCTCCATACTGCCGGCATCCCATGTTCCCGCAGGCTGGCTCTATATAATAATGCCGGTATGCGCGGTTTTTCTGATGTACGAAGGTCTGACGGATCTTCTGGGTATCGATACGGACGATAAGGCGGTGGACGGTTATCTGCTTGGGACCGTCTCCCTGGGCAGGATACTGAAGGGGGGCAAAAATGGGTGA
- a CDS encoding TRAP transporter large permease, whose amino-acid sequence MGDTSVAIGLLLGIFGVLLVLRVSITFTLACASIVTALYLNIPLMAIIQRMVQGVNSFSLLAIPFFILAGEIMGQGGISRRLIQFSNLLIGRLRGGLAQVNVLASMFFGGISGSAVADVSSIGTIMIPMMKQKGYDADYSTAVTVTSACQGIIIPPSHNMIIYSLAAGGVSIGRLFLGGFIPGVLLGVALMIISWIIAVKRNYPKEERYSLKEALIITKDALLGLLTAVIIIGGVISGVFTATESAAIAVVYAFIITFFVYKEIKLSEFKRILYSSLKTLAMVMSLIAAASAFGYLMAYLKIPAKATEALLGITQNKVALLLLINLLLLLLGMIMDMAPLILITTPILYPVVVGALGMNPVHFGIMLMLNLGIGLCTPPVGSALFVGCAVGRVSMEEATKAMLPFYIMMIIVLLMVTFLPDLVMLVPNVLMPMTAG is encoded by the coding sequence ATGGGTGATACCAGTGTTGCCATCGGCCTCCTGCTGGGAATCTTCGGTGTTCTCCTGGTTCTCCGGGTTTCGATTACCTTTACCCTTGCCTGTGCCTCCATTGTTACCGCCCTATATCTGAATATTCCCCTGATGGCTATAATCCAGCGCATGGTTCAGGGGGTTAACTCCTTTTCCCTGCTGGCGATTCCCTTCTTTATTCTGGCAGGAGAGATCATGGGGCAGGGGGGTATCTCCCGCAGACTGATCCAGTTTTCCAACCTGCTGATAGGCCGCCTCAGGGGCGGACTGGCCCAGGTAAACGTACTGGCGAGCATGTTTTTCGGGGGGATTTCCGGCTCCGCTGTGGCGGATGTCTCGTCCATCGGAACGATCATGATTCCCATGATGAAGCAGAAGGGCTATGATGCCGACTATTCCACGGCGGTTACTGTAACCAGCGCCTGCCAGGGAATCATTATTCCCCCCAGTCACAACATGATTATCTACAGCCTTGCCGCAGGGGGGGTCTCCATCGGAAGGCTCTTTCTGGGAGGCTTCATTCCCGGTGTACTCCTGGGTGTCGCCCTGATGATCATAAGCTGGATTATTGCGGTTAAACGGAATTATCCCAAGGAGGAGAGATACTCCCTGAAAGAGGCCCTGATAATTACCAAGGACGCCCTCCTCGGGCTCCTGACGGCGGTAATCATCATAGGAGGGGTAATCAGCGGGGTATTCACCGCCACCGAATCAGCGGCCATAGCGGTTGTATACGCCTTTATTATTACCTTCTTTGTCTATAAGGAGATCAAGCTTTCTGAGTTCAAGCGGATACTCTACTCATCCCTGAAGACCCTGGCCATGGTCATGAGCCTCATTGCCGCAGCCAGCGCCTTCGGTTACCTGATGGCTTACCTTAAGATCCCTGCAAAGGCAACGGAGGCTCTTCTGGGAATAACCCAGAACAAGGTTGCCCTGCTCCTGCTGATCAACCTGCTGCTGCTCCTGTTGGGGATGATCATGGATATGGCCCCGCTGATCCTGATAACAACCCCGATACTGTATCCCGTTGTGGTGGGTGCCCTGGGGATGAATCCGGTACACTTCGGGATCATGCTGATGCTGAACCTGGGAATCGGTCTCTGTACGCCGCCAGTTGGTTCCGCCCTCTTCGTCGGCTGTGCCGTGGGCCGGGTCTCCATGGAAGAGGCCACCAAAGCGATGCTGCCCTTCTATATTATGATGATTATCGTTCTGTTGATGGTCACCTTCCTGCCGGACCTGGTCATGCTGGTCCCCAATGTGCTGATGCCCATGACGGCGGGGTAA
- a CDS encoding sensor histidine kinase has translation MKIRPYTFRWFIFWLIISSSIITLLISGTIIFLLRQSTFAAENMERARQESKILVRRTEGLLAGIEESIGILTQASLRMDTEDFADLLQAVLPQHESIRVIYFLDGNGQTYAVHAKDHRNPLHEDFIGIDFSYSSLYSALQNSNQSVWSDKFISVLSGDTSVGVGIRMENHTAIAEISLEALLSTVEIAAESSVRLWVVDKRGELIVDTDNEFSTGITNVLGNRAIQQALDSQQLPVTVTVNGKNYYPAADISEKLGWIFMNLIPAGLDNRYIRNTLIDIIFLSISYLVLALLLSPLWSYRLNTQVMHLMQQSQKIAEGHHYTPQKDWMIREFHELSESQKIMADKIFDREKSLIRLNQKLEDRVQERTRALENSNRELQETLENMNRMQEILIQTEKQAALGRLVAGVAHELNTPIGNAIMSISSLKAETHELGREVSSGLRRSTLERFLRYCDEGLDIAERNVSRAAELINSFKHVASDQTSSVRRKFFLDTMIHDVLLTMNPMIRHSRHRMETDLEQEVEMDSYPGSLGQILTNLITNALAHAWDDDDSGSIWIKAGRISEPPGEEIPMVQISVQDNGKGIPAEIRKKIFDPFFTTRLGRGGTGLGLNIAYNSARNILGGTLNCESTEGEGTVFKLKIPVVAPLLQG, from the coding sequence ATGAAAATCCGTCCCTACACCTTTCGCTGGTTCATCTTCTGGCTGATTATTTCTTCCTCCATAATAACCCTTCTGATTTCCGGAACTATAATTTTTCTGCTGCGACAGTCCACCTTCGCGGCGGAAAATATGGAGAGAGCCAGACAGGAATCCAAAATACTGGTCAGGCGAACCGAGGGACTGCTGGCCGGGATAGAAGAGAGCATCGGAATCCTGACTCAGGCCAGTCTGAGAATGGATACCGAAGACTTCGCCGATCTGCTGCAGGCCGTACTGCCGCAGCATGAAAGCATCCGGGTCATCTATTTTCTGGACGGAAACGGACAGACCTATGCTGTACATGCAAAGGATCATCGAAACCCTCTGCACGAGGATTTCATCGGAATCGACTTCTCCTACAGTTCTCTCTATTCAGCTCTGCAGAACTCAAATCAATCAGTGTGGAGCGACAAGTTCATCTCCGTTTTATCCGGCGACACTTCTGTGGGAGTGGGCATACGGATGGAAAACCATACTGCCATAGCCGAAATCTCTCTGGAAGCCCTGCTGTCAACGGTAGAGATCGCGGCAGAGAGCTCCGTGCGCCTGTGGGTGGTTGATAAACGTGGTGAACTGATCGTCGATACAGACAACGAATTCAGTACCGGAATTACAAATGTGCTGGGGAACAGAGCGATTCAGCAGGCTCTCGACAGTCAACAGCTTCCTGTTACCGTTACAGTAAACGGAAAAAACTATTATCCCGCTGCGGACATTTCAGAAAAGCTGGGATGGATTTTTATGAACCTTATACCGGCGGGCCTCGACAACAGGTATATCAGGAACACCCTTATAGATATAATCTTTCTTTCGATCTCGTACCTCGTTTTAGCACTCCTTTTGTCTCCCCTCTGGTCATACCGGCTGAATACCCAGGTAATGCACCTGATGCAGCAGTCCCAGAAAATCGCCGAAGGACACCATTACACGCCCCAGAAAGACTGGATGATCCGGGAATTCCATGAGCTTTCTGAAAGCCAGAAAATAATGGCTGACAAGATTTTCGACCGGGAAAAATCCCTGATACGCCTGAACCAGAAACTGGAAGACCGGGTACAGGAGAGAACCCGGGCCCTGGAAAACAGCAACCGGGAATTGCAGGAAACCCTGGAGAATATGAACCGGATGCAGGAAATACTGATCCAGACCGAGAAACAGGCGGCCCTGGGTCGACTCGTTGCCGGTGTGGCCCATGAATTGAATACCCCCATCGGGAATGCAATCATGTCAATCTCAAGCCTTAAGGCAGAGACACACGAACTTGGGAGGGAGGTGTCGTCAGGGCTTAGGCGCTCCACCCTGGAACGTTTTCTCCGTTACTGCGACGAGGGACTCGATATCGCCGAACGTAATGTTTCCAGGGCTGCGGAGCTTATTAACAGTTTCAAGCATGTGGCCAGTGATCAGACAAGTTCTGTACGCAGAAAATTTTTTCTGGATACCATGATTCACGATGTACTTCTGACCATGAATCCGATGATCAGGCACAGCAGACACAGGATGGAAACAGATCTGGAACAGGAGGTCGAGATGGACAGTTATCCCGGCTCTCTGGGACAGATACTAACAAACCTGATCACCAACGCACTGGCCCACGCCTGGGATGACGACGACAGTGGCAGCATCTGGATCAAAGCAGGAAGGATTTCCGAACCCCCCGGAGAAGAAATTCCCATGGTGCAAATCTCAGTTCAGGACAACGGAAAGGGTATTCCTGCAGAGATTCGGAAAAAGATTTTTGATCCTTTTTTTACCACCCGCCTGGGCCGGGGAGGAACAGGGCTGGGACTGAATATCGCCTACAACAGCGCCCGGAACATCCTGGGGGGAACCCTGAACTGCGAAAGTACCGAGGGAGAAGGTACTGTTTTCAAGCTGAAAATTCCTGTGGTGGCGCCTCTCCTCCAGGGATAA